A genomic stretch from Arachis stenosperma cultivar V10309 chromosome 3, arast.V10309.gnm1.PFL2, whole genome shotgun sequence includes:
- the LOC130966174 gene encoding auxin-responsive protein SAUR72-like, translating into MEGEQHQRSKLNKAKQIVRLRGMLRRWHSFSSSSSTSISSSPNISSSPNYNMIDNSDYQEPTTDDDPTSKSRAPCNCNLDEEDHKCESPEPPPDVPKGYLAVYVGSELRRFIIPTSYLTHSLFKLLLEKAEDEFGFNHNGALTIPCETETFKYLLRCIETNYDTHQGSSSGNIGTSEA; encoded by the exons atggaaggtGAGCAGCACCAAAGATCAAAACTGAATAAAGCTAAGCAGATTGTGAGGCTAAGGGGAATGCTTCGTAGGTGGCACAGTTTCTCATCCTCATCCTCAACCTCAATCTCATCATCACCAAACATTTCAAGTAGCCCCAATTACAACATGATTGACAATTCTGATTACCAAGAACCCACAACTGATGATGATCCAACCTCAAAGAGTAGGGCACCGTGTAATTGTAACTTGGATGAAGAGGATCACAAATGCGAGAGTCCCGAGCCCCCTCCCGATGTTCCGAAAGGGTACTTGGCAGTTTATGTTGGGAGTGAGCTTCGGAGATTCATCATTCCAACTAGCTACCTTACTCATTCTCTCTTCAAGTTATTGCTTGAGAAGGCTGAAGATGAGTTTGGATTTAACCATAATGGTGCTCTCACTATTCCTTGTGAGACTGAGACCTTCAAGTATCTCCTCAGATGCATAGAGACCAACTACGACACCCATCAAGGTAGCTCCT CTGGAAACATAGGAACTTCGGAAGCATAA